In the genome of Desulfovermiculus halophilus DSM 18834, the window AAAAAGACCTGCAGGGTCTGATACTTTGAGGCGTCGTCTGCCAGGGCGGAGGATGGAAGGCCAAGGGCCGCGAGAAGCATCCAGAGAATGAGGGCGATTCGGGCAGTCCAGTTCACTGATGATCCCCGAGGGTGAAAAGTTGGGGCTCGATCCGTTCGCTTTTGCACATCGGGCAGCGGCTGGGGCGGGTCATACGGGTTCGCTTGCCAAACTCATGCCCGCAGGCCCTGCAGCTGGCCGGGATAATGATTAGCCGCCTGCCTTGGGAGCGCAGGGTCTTGGCCACATGTTCCATGTGGGCCGGTAGGTCCTTTTCCGAGACACCGAGTTCTACGGAGAGATCCCGGAAGCTCACGGGGCCCTGCGCAGATTCCAGGCTGGAGATAATTGCTTGTCTGAGGGTGTCCCGTGCGGTCATGAGGTCACTGCTGTCTGGATGTATCCAAGCTATACGGCCGATGTCGCGCTTCTCCGGCACGGCAAGCAAGGATTAGGACTGCTTGGTCTTGGTCCTGCTTTTAGGCGTTTTTTTCTCTTCCGTTTCCCCGGATGGCTCCTGTGCTGTCGCCTCGGGGGCATCTTCCCTGGCGTTATCCAGATCCTGCTTGATCTGTCTGCGCTCTTCCTTGGTTTTGG includes:
- a CDS encoding transcriptional regulator, yielding MTARDTLRQAIISSLESAQGPVSFRDLSVELGVSEKDLPAHMEHVAKTLRSQGRRLIIIPASCRACGHEFGKRTRMTRPSRCPMCKSERIEPQLFTLGDHQ